Proteins found in one Epinephelus fuscoguttatus linkage group LG4, E.fuscoguttatus.final_Chr_v1 genomic segment:
- the b4galnt3b gene encoding beta-1,4-N-acetylgalactosaminyltransferase 3 has product MIAAFFPLKKLRRNGKYLLFGAILLVGAVAVYHEMVAAKAWSSETSMNPYADSSSWRRAMFDERVRRDQQPHSMEDSAAWRSSYTPQTWKPEYKGQANLHIFEDWCGTSTADLSKNLHYPLYPHSRITVSKLAVSPQWTNYGLRIFGYLHPYSDGEFVFAVSSDDNSELWLSSDESPLNLQLLAWVGKTGTEWTAPGEFDKYASQISKPVRLSAQKRYFFEVIHKQNDKGTDHVEVAWRLQDRGRFSVIESSHISLYVNESALLMSDVAHIPQTAASHQHTPTRQQSAAADILREDPRDTLYHVPLINSKFLHGVLPDCSYKPSYIIKDFPLVRYQGLQFVHMSYIYPNDYTRLTHMETENSCFYPENPYYMKMFGVSRYMRLDRPDTWETENIGRGFGFQRRKSVQEEDEYDNEAYRREKAVRQDGVNNGLFPDYGDDYDDYIQRRRRKLFSLVMQETNNTRKNISETRLHIDELQRRQGKDGVSKRKPQKPAESLQSTQTLKYHLQQNRTEVRLEGQVIKAGQVKPMKAKGKSKSKKRKKLKSVQTVVRPGQTTPVIPVDREQFKALEVSRKMNNTQIKRLKDSKIQPLERVTPLLEKPTEAPQRRVGIRDMELHPGVLERPAVNLNQRDTVTRKRLRDKDTEMKMPLQDLENSIHRVRMVTKGKIHKRQWDMGEENQAGEEDEVRNRAVRQRDTWEGERDNLWGPGDDFEGADDEDLTPAPVFDTEVNWSQTFQVSQLDLQAMRSDSIDLRCNISGNLLLSSSDALPTVRAFMDQLNEKHHGRFTLVRVVNVVKRVDGVKGSRYLLELELKDVDGQLLRLSHYIYTLIRYSRHRSMDFNFQHQKPQLVMCNPVGFRWNPVATVHFIVPVKNQARWVQQLITDMEQLFRATGDANFNLIITDYNSTDMDVRKALKKSSLPRYQYVKLSGNFERSAGLQAGINLINDDHSIVFLCDLHIHFPPSIIDTIRKHCVEGYMAFAPIVLRLDCGATPLDARGYWEVNGFGLLGIYKSDLDAVGGMNTKEFKDRWGGEDWELLDRILQAGLEVERIYLRNFFHHYHSKRGMWNRQVLPSHR; this is encoded by the exons GTATGAATCCCTacgctgacagcagcagctggaggagagccaTGTTTGACGAGAGG GTCAGGAGAGACCAGCAGCCACACTCCATGGAGGATTCAGCCGCTTGGAGATCAAGCTACACTCCACAAACCTGGAAaccagag TATAAGGGACAGGCCAATCTGCACATCTTTGAGGACTGGTGTGGCACTTCTACAGCTGACCTCAGCAAGAACCTGCACTACCCGCTGTATCCTCAT TCCAGGATTACAGTGTCAAAGCTGGCCGTCTCCCCTCAGTGGACAAACTATGGGCTCAGGATATTCGGTTATCTACATCCATACAGCGATG GAGAGTTTGTGTTTGCTGTAAGCTCCGATGACAACTCGGAATTGTGGCTCAGCTCAGATGAGTCTCCCCTTAACTTGCAGTTACTGGCATGGGTTGGAAAG ACTGGCACAGAATGGACAGCCCCGGGCGAGTTTGACAAGTATGCCAGTCAGATCTCCAAACCAGTTAG GCTGTCTGCTCAGAAGAGGTACTTTTTCGAGGTTATCCACAAGCAGAACGACAAAGGAACTGACCATGTGGAGGTGGCA TGGCGGCTCCAGGATCGAGGCAGGTTCAGTGTTATTGAATCCAGTCACATCTCCCTCTATGTTA ATGAGTCTGCCTTGTTAATGAGTGACGTAGCCCACATACCACAGACGGCTGCGAGCCACCAGCACACACCCACAAGGCAGCAGAGTGCcgcagcagacattttgaggGAGGACCCACGAGACACTCTCTACCACG TGCCTTTGATAAACAGCAAGTTCCTACATGGTGTTCTGCCTGACTGCTCGTACAAACCCAGCTACATTATAAAAGACTTTCCGCTTGTCCGCTACCAAGGACTGCAgttt GTCCACATGTCCTACATCTACCCCAACGACTACACTCGCCTCACACACATGGAGACGGAGAACAGCTGCTTCTACCCAGAAAACCCTTACTACATGAAGAT GTTCGGTGTCTCTAGATACATGAGATTAGACCGTCCTGATACGTGGGAGACAGAAAACATAGGCAGAG GTTTTGGTTTCCAGAGGAGGAAATCAGTGCAAGAGGAGGACGAGTATGACAATGAAGCCTATCGAAGAGAAAAGGCAGTCAGGCAGGACGGGGTGAATAACGGCCTTTTTCCAGACTATGGTGACGATTATGACGATTACATTCAGAGACGCAGGCGCAAACTCTTCTCCTTAGTCATGCAAGAAACTAACAACACGCGGAAGAACATATCTGAAACAAGACTGCACATAGATGAGTTGCAGAGGAGGCAGGGGAAAGACGGTGTCTCAAAGCGAAAGCCACAGAAACCAGCTGAGAGTCTGCAGTCAACACAAACCCTAAAATATCACCTGCAACAGAACAGGACGGAAGTAAGGCTTGAGGGCCAGGTTATAAAAGCAGGACAGGTGAAACCAATGAAAGCAAAAGgaaagtcaaaatcaaaaaagagaaaaaagctCAAATCGGTACAGACCGTTGTGAGACCAGGACAGACAACCCCAGTGATACCAGTGGACAGAGAGCAGTTTAAAGCACTGGAGGTGTCCCGTAAAATGAATAATACCCAAATCAAGAGACTTAAGGACTCAAAGATTCAACCCTTAGAGAGAGTCACTCCTCTGCTTGAAAAGCCCACAGAGGCCCCGCAGCGAAGGGTTGGAATCAGAGACATGGAGCTCCATCCAGGCGTCCTGGAGCGCCCTGCAGTAAACCTTAATCAGCGGGACACAGTTACCAGAAAACGCCTCAGGGATAAAGACACAGAGATGAAAATGCCTCTGCAAGATCTGGAAAATAGCATCCACAGAGTAAGGATGGTCACCAAaggcaaaatacacaaaaggcAGTGGGACATGGGAGAGGAGAACCAAGCAGGGGAGGAAGATGAAGTTCGCAACAGGGCTGTGAGGCAGAGAGACACctgggagggggagagagacaaTCTATGGGGACCAGGGGACGACTTTGAAGGTGCGGATGATGAGGACCTTACCCCCGCACCAGTGTTTGACACTGAGGTCAACTGGAGCCAGACCTTCCAGGTGAGCCAGCTGGACCTTCAGGCAATGCGATCAGATTCCATCGACCTGCGCTGCAACATCTCAGGCAACCTGCTCCTCAGCTCCAGTGACGCTCTGCCCACGGTCAGGGCTTTCATGGACCAACTCAATGAAAAGCACCACGG GCGGTTCACGTTGGTGCGCGTGGTTAACGTGGTGAAGCGCGTGGACGGGGTCAAGGGCAGCCGCTACCttctggagctggagctgaaaGATGTTGACGGCCAGCTGCTGCGGCTGTCGCACTACATCTACACTCTGATTCGCTACAGCAGGCACCGCAGCATGGACTTCAATTTCCAACACCAGAAACCTCAGCTGGTGATGTGTAACCCGGTGGGCTTCCGCTGGAATCCTGTCGCCACCGTCCACTTCATAGTACCTG TGAAAAACCAGGCTCGATGGGTGCAGCAGCTGATCACAGATATGGAACAACTCTTCCGAGCAACCGGAGACGCCAACTTCAATCTCATCATCACTGACTACAACAGCACTGACATGGATGTGAGGAAGGCTCTAAAGAAGTCCTCGCTCCCCag GTACCAGTATGTGAAGCTGAGCGGAAACTTTGAGCGCTCTGCTGGTCTGCAGGCGGGCATCAACCTCATAAAT GATGACCACAgcattgtgtttctttgtgaccTCCACATCCActtccctccctccatcatCGACACCATCAGGAAGCACTGTGTGGAGGGATACATGGCTTTCGCTCCAATAGTGCTGAGACTGGACTGCGGGGCTACGCCACTGGATGCCAGAG GTTACTGGGAGGTCAATGGCTTTGGCCTGCTTGGGATCTATAAGTCAGATCTGGACGCAGTGGGAGGAATGAACACCAAGGAATTCAAAGACCGCTGGGGAGGAGAAGACTGGGAGCTCCTGGACAG GATCCTCCAGGCAGGACTGGAAGTGGAGAGGATCTACTTACGAAACTTCTTCCACCACTATCACTCCAAACGTGGCATGTGGAACCGGCAGGTGTTGCCCAGCCACAGATGA